The sequence CCCTACCGCCTCGAGCGGGCGGGCGACCCAGAAGATCGGCTCGCGGAACTCGAGAACGCGCAGGTCGTCGCGGCGACGACGGCGACCTGTGGCTCTCGCGAACTGAAAGAACAGTACTTCGACGTCGCGCTGGTCGACGAGGCCGCCCAGTTGACCGAACCCGGTACGTTCGCGGCGGCCACCCTCGCCGACCGGTTCGTCCTCGTGGGCGACCACGAGCAGTTGCCGCCGGTCGTCCGCGCCGAGAACGACCTCACCGAGTCGCTGTTCGAACGGCTCGTCGAAACACATCCCGACGCCGGCGTCATGCTCGACCGCCAGTACCGGATGAACCAGCGCATTCAGTACTTCGCCTCCCAGGAGTTTTACGACGGGAAGCTCCGCCCTGCGGAGCCCGAGGTCGCCGCACGGACACTCGACGACCTCGTGGGCGTCTCCCGGGACGCGCTCCCCCCGACTCTCAGAGACCCCGTGACCTTCGTCGACGTCGAGGGCGACGGCAGCCGCTACACCGACGCAGCCGAGGCCGAGCGCATCGCCGAGTTACTCGAGACCTACGCCGACGCCGGCCTCCGCTACGAACAGATGGGCGTCATCGCGCCGTTTCGCGCACAGGTGTCGACCATCGCGAGCCGCGTCCCCGACGCCGTCGCCGTCGACACCGTCGACCGGTTTCAGGGCTCGAGTCAGGAACTGATCGTCGTCTCGTTTACGGCAACCGGCTCGCTCGAGGGGCCGATCTTCGAGGACTACCGGCGGATCAACGTTGCACTCACCCGGCCCAAGCGTGCGCTGGTGCTCGTCGGCGACTCGCGAGCGCTCGAGTCCGATCCGGTCTACGCGCGGATGCTCGAGTGGGCCGATCGCTAGCGTGTGGGGCGGCCGAACCTGACTCGAGGGGCCAGCACAACCGAGACGCGGTACAGCATTCCGGACGAGGCACGCACCGCGCCACGGTGGTCTGGAAGGCCTGCGATTGCAAGCCACGGCTTCGGCTCCTGAAACCGTGATCGTCGCTATTTGGAAGGGCGTGCTGTAGCGCCGTCTATGCACGATCGACAGGCCTCGAGCGAGCGACGACGGAGTCTGGCGGACAGGCTCCGCTACGGGAGCACCGACGGGCGACTCCGAGCGACGTGGCGACTGCTCGCGGCGCTGCTCGTCGGCTTCGTGATCTACATCGGTGGTCACCTCTTCGTTCCGGCCGTCGTGGCGGACGCTCTCGGTTCGGTAGACGGGGTCTCTGCGGTCGGTGCCACCGTGGTGATCTTCGTCGGCTTCGTGGTGACCATCGCGATCGCCACGGGTGCGTCCCTCCTCGTCGCTTCCCGACTCGACCGGCGTCCACTCACGAGTTACGGGTTCGCGCTCTCGAGGCGGTGGTACGTCGACTTCGTCGCCGGTGTTCTCATCGGGGTCGTGGCCAGTATCGGGACCGTCAGCTATCAGGCGCTGCGAGGACAGGTTTCCCTGTCGGTCACGGTGACGGGCGTCGGGGTCGATTCCGCGCTCCTCGGCGGCGTCGTGCTCGTCGCGATGCTGGCGTTCCTCCTGGCCGGAAACGTGTTCGAAGAAGTGCTCTTTCGATCGATATTCATCACGACGGTTGCCGAGGGTCTTCGATCCCGATCGGT is a genomic window of Natrarchaeobaculum aegyptiacum containing:
- a CDS encoding CPBP family intramembrane glutamic endopeptidase, whose amino-acid sequence is MHDRQASSERRRSLADRLRYGSTDGRLRATWRLLAALLVGFVIYIGGHLFVPAVVADALGSVDGVSAVGATVVIFVGFVVTIAIATGASLLVASRLDRRPLTSYGFALSRRWYVDFVAGVLIGVVASIGTVSYQALRGQVSLSVTVTGVGVDSALLGGVVLVAMLAFLLAGNVFEEVLFRSIFITTVAEGLRSRSVGAGTAVVAGVLASLPVFGVFHVLGGGIGLIVTSAIGGVLFAVAYVLTGQLGLPIGVHFGGVAIVSIGQEPISAEPALTLPSILVAEQATTPSLATGVETWTVRMLIGVALVCAWVYLVYGDLSVTDRLYREDAGY